The following proteins are encoded in a genomic region of Triticum dicoccoides isolate Atlit2015 ecotype Zavitan chromosome 1B, WEW_v2.0, whole genome shotgun sequence:
- the LOC119350401 gene encoding ATP synthase subunit a-like has protein sequence MLPDIQAGGGMDNFLQNLPGAYPFFPLDQFSIYPIIDLHVGNFYFTFTNAVLYMLLTVILVVFLFFVITKKGGGKSVPNAWQSLVELIYDFVMNLVNEQIGGLFGNVKQKFFATISVTFTFSLFRNPQGMIPFTVTVTSHFLITLALSFSIFIGITIIGFQRHGLHFFSFLLPAGVPLPLAPFLVLLELISYCNRALSLGIRLFANMMASHSLVKILSGFAWTMLFLNNIFYFIGDLGPLFIVLALTGLELGVAISQAHVSTISICIYLNDATNLHQNESFHN, from the coding sequence ATGTTGCCGGATATTCAGGCGGGTGGTGGTATGGATAATTTTCTCCAGAATCTACCTGGTGCCTACCCTTTTTTCCCATTGGACCAATTTTCCATTTACCCAATAATTGATCTTCATGTGGGCAACTTTTATTTTACATTTACAAATGCAGTCTTGTATATGCTGCTCACTGTCATTTTGGTCGTTTTTCTGTTTTTTGTTATTACAAAAAAGGGAGGTGGAAAGTCAGTGCCAAATGCATGGCAATCCTTGGTCGAGCTTATTTATGATTTCGTGATGAACCTGGTAAATGAACAAATAGGTGGTCTTTTCGGAAATGTGAAACAAAAGTTTTTCGCTACCATCTCGGTCACTTTTACTTTTTCGTTATTTCGTAATCCCCAAGGTATGATACCCTTTACCGTCACAGTGACAAGTCATTTTCTCATTACTTTGGctctttcattttccatttttatagGCATTACAATCATTGGATTTCAAAGACATGGGCTTCATTTTTTTAGCTTCTTATTACCTGCGGGAGTCCCACTACCGTTAGCACCTTTCTTAGTACTCCTTGAGCTGATCTCTTATTGTAATCGTGCATTAAGCTTAGGAATACGTTTATTTGCTAATATGATGGCCAGTCATAGTTTAGTAAAGATTTTAAGTGGGTTTGCTTGGACTATGCTATTTCTGAATAATATTTTCTATTTCATAGGAGATCTTGGTCCCTTATTTATAGTTCTAGCATTAACCGGTCTGGAATTAGGTGTAGCTATATCACAAGCTCATGTTTCTACGATCTCAATTTGTATTTATTTGAATGATGCTACAAATCTCCATCAAAATGAGTCATTTCATAATTGA
- the LOC119336943 gene encoding monocopper oxidase-like protein SKU5: MWRLLALVVSAAALAAPRPAMAGDPYAFFDWDVSYVTAAPLGVKQQVIGINGKFPGPVVNITTNWNVVVNVLNDLDEPLLITWNGIQHRKNCWQDGVLGTNCPIPSGWNWTYEFQVKDQIGSFFYFPSTGLQRAAGGFGGIVVNNRGVIAVPFGRPDGDITILIGDWYNRNHTDLRKMLDEGKELGMPDGVLINGKGPYRYNDSLVPAGIEHETIDVHPGRTYRIRVHNVGTSTSLNFRIQGHNMLLVETEGSYTTQQNYTSLDVHVGQSYSFLLTTDQNASSDYYVVASARIVNESLWQRVTGVAVLRYSNSGGAASGPLPDPPQDQYDKTLSMNQARSVRWNLSAGAARPNPQGSFRYSSINVTQAYLLRSTEPVEIGGKLRAALNGLSFSSPETPLRLADAYGVEGAYTLDFPERPDPAARPRVARSVINGTYRGFMELIFQNNDTRMQSYHVDGYAVFVVGMDYGEWTEASRGTYNKGDSVARSTVQVYPGAWTAVLVSLDNVGFWNVRSQNLDSWYLGQEVYVRVVNPEDGANKTEMAVPHNALYCGQLHKYQKEQTPHHKTAAAASAAAVRPLAAQRQIVALVMLVVGALVFAS, encoded by the exons ATGTGGCGGCTTCTCGCGCTGGTGGTGTCCGCCGCCGCGCTGGCGGCGCCGCGGCCGGCAATGGCTGGCGACCCCTACGCCTTCTTCGACTGGGACGTCTCCTACGTCACCGCGGCGCCCCTCGGCGTCAAGCAGCAG GTGATAGGCATCAACGGCAAGTTCCCGGGCCCCGTCGTCAACATCACCACCAACTGGAACGTCGTCGTCAACGTGCTCAACGACCTCGACGAGCCCCTCCTAATCACCTG GAACGGGATCCAGCACCGGAAGAACTGCTGGCAGGACGGCGTGCTGGGCACCAACTGCCCCATCCCGTCCGGGTGGAACTGGACCTACGAGTTCCAGGTCAAGGACCAGATCGGCAGCTTCTTCTACTTCCCCTCCACCGGCCTGCAGCGCGCCGCCGGCGGCTTCGGCGGCATCGTTGTCAACAACCGCGGCGTCATCGCCGTGCCTTTCGGCCGCCCCGACGgcgacatcaccatcctcatcggcGACTGGTACAACAGGAACCACACG GATCTGAGGAAGATGCTTGACGAAGGGAAGGAGCTCGGGATGCCGGACGGCGTGCTGATAAACGGCAAGGGCCCGTACCGGTACAACGACAGCCTTGTGCCGGCCGGCATTGAGCACGAGACCATCGATGTGCATCCAG GTCGGACGTACCGCATCCGGGTGCACAACGTGGGCACGTCGACGAGCCTCAACTTCCGGATCCAGGGGCACAACATGCTGCTGGTGGAGACGGAGGGCTCCTACACCACGCAGCAGAACTACACCAGCCTAGACGTCCACGTCGGCCAGTCCTACTCCTTCCTCCTCACCACCGACCAGAACGCCAGCTCCGACTACTACGTCGTCGCCAGCGCCCGCATCGTCAACGAGTCCCTCTGGCAGCGCGTCACCGGCGTCGCCGTCCTCCGCTACTCCAACTCCGgcggcgcggcgtccggcccgctcCCGGACCCGCCCCAGGACCAGTACGACAAGACTCTCTCCATGAACCAGGCGCGCTCCGTCCGGTGGAACCTGAGCGCGGGCGCGGCGCGGCCCAACCCGCAGGGCTCCTTCCGCTACTCCTCGATCAACGTGACGCAGGCGTACCTGCTGCGGAGCACCGAACCCGTGGAGATCGGCGGGAAGCTTAGGGCGGCGCTGAACGGGCTGTCCTTCTCCTCGCCGGAGACGCCGCTGCGGCTGGCCGACGCGTACGGCGTCGAGGGCGCCTACACGCTCGACTTCCCGGAGCGACCGGACCCCGCCGCGCGGCCCCGGGTGGCGCGGTCCGTCATCAACGGCACCTACCGGGGTTTCATGGAGCTCATCTTCCAGAACAATGACACCCGGATGCAGAGCTACCACGTGGACGGGTACGCCGTGTTCGTCGTCGGGATGGACTACGGGGAGTGGACGGAGGCCAGCCGGGGCACGTACAACAAGGGGGACAGCGTGGCGCGCAGCACCGTGCAGGTGTACCCCGGCGCGTGGACGGCGGTGCTGGTGTCGCTGGACAACGTGGGGTTCTGGAACGTGCGGTCGCAGAACCTCGACTCGTGGTACCTCGGCCAGGAGGTGTACGTCAGGGTGGTGAACCCCGAGGACGGCGCCAACAAGACCGAGATGGCCGTCCCCCACAACGCCCTCTACTGCGGCCAGCTCCACAAGTACCAGAA GGAGCAGACTCCTCATcacaagacggcggcggcggcgtctgcggcGGCCGTGCGGCCGTTGGCCGCGCAGAGACAGATTGTCGCGTTGGTGATGCTCGTCGTCGGAGCCCTCGTGTTCGCTTCGTAG